The following are encoded together in the Carettochelys insculpta isolate YL-2023 chromosome 24, ASM3395843v1, whole genome shotgun sequence genome:
- the WASF2 gene encoding actin-binding protein WASF2 isoform X1 has protein sequence MPLVTRNIEPRHLCRQTLPSVRSELECMTNITLANVIRQLGSLSKFAEDIFGELFTQANTFACRVSSLAERVDRLQVKVTQLDPKEEEVSLQGINTRKAFKSSTTQDQKLFDRNSLPVPVLETYHICNAPPPLNILSPYRDDSKEALKFYTDPSYFFDLWKEKMLQDTKDIMKEKRKHRKEKKDNPNRGNVNPRKIKTRKEEWEKLKMGQEFVESKDKQGPAGYPSNVVYQNGSIGSNEIMDMNYYPPPPQSDSVSPPSPSYPEDSLPPPPLDFSYPVDNQRGSGSGSGGPKRSSLVSPSHPPPAPPVGSPSSARPGFAPPAAPPPPPPMSGVPPPPPSLGFPTSGMPSPPSPSSFPPHPEFAAPPPPPPPAAAEFFAVPSQPLPQPAAGAPPPPPPPPPPGPPPLSASGMDGAPAPLLPPDSAASKPKSSLPPVSDARSDLLSAIRQGFQLRKVEEQREQEKRDVVGNDVATILSRRIAVEYSDSEDDSSEFDEDDWSD, from the exons ATGCCATTAGTAACAAGGAACATTGAGCCAAGGCACCTGTGCCGTCAGACGTTGCCTAGCGTTAGAAGTGAGCTGGAATGCATGACCAACATCACCCTGGCAAATGTCATTCGACAGCTGGGCAGCCTGA GTAAATTTGCGGAGGACATTTTTGGAGAGCTGTTTACTCAAGCCAACACCTTTGCCTGTCGGGTGAGCTCTCTAGCTGAGAGGGTTGACCGCTTGCAAGTCAAAGTCACGCAGCTGGATCCCAAAGAGGAAGAAG TGTCCCTACAAGGCATTAATACAAGGAAGGCCTTCAAAAGCTCCACCACTCAGGACCAAAAGCTCTTCGACAGAAACTCTCTCCCGGTGCCTGTCCTTGAAACGTACCACATCTGCaatgctcctcctcctctcaacATTCTCTCCCCTTACAG GGATGATAGCAAAGAGGCACTCAAGTTCTACACAGATCCCTCATATTTCTTTGACCTTTGGAAAGAGAAAATGCTGCAGGACACCAAGGATATCATGAAAGAGAAGCGGAAGCACAGG aaagagaaaaaggatAATCCCAACCGAGGGAATGTGAATCCACGGAAAATCAAAACCCGGAAGGAGGAGTGGGAGAAACTGAAAATGGGACAAGAGTTTGTGGAGTCAAAAGACAAACAAGGACCTGCAGG ATATCCCTCCAATGTGGTGTATCAGAATGGCAGCATTGGCTCAAATGAGATCATGGACATGAACTACTATCCACCGCCACCACAGTCTGATTCTGTCTCGCCACCATCTCCATCCTATCCAGAGGACAGCCTGCCTCCACCGCCGCTGGACTTTAG CTATCCAGTAGACAACCAAAGAGGTTCTGGTTCAGGTTCTGGAGGACCGAAAAGATCCAGCCTGGTCAGTCCCAGCCATCCTCCACCAGCTCCTCCAGTTGGATCCCCATCCAGTGCCAGGCCAGGCtttgccccacctgctgctcctcctcccccaccaccaatgTCAGGAGttcccccaccacctccttctTTGGGATTTCCAACTTCAGGGATGCCGTCGCCACCATCTccatcctccttccctcctcacCCGGAGTTCGCTGCCCCTCCGCCTCCGCCGCCACCTGCCGCGGCAGAGTTCTTTGCTGTGCCTTCAcagccattacctcagccagcagcaggtgctcctccccctccccctccccctcccccacccggccCCCCACCTCTGTCTGCCAGTGGCATGGATGGTGCACCAGCTCCGCTTCTGCCTCCAGACTCCGCCGCCTCCAAGCCCAAATCTTCCTTGCCTCCTGTTAGTGATGCCCGAAGTGACTTGCTGTCTGCTATCCGTCAAG GCTTCCAGCTCCGCAAGGTGGAGGAACAGCGGGAACAGGAGAAGCGGGACGTCGTGGGCAATGACGTGGCAACAATCCTGTCTCGCCGCATCGCTGTGGAGTACAGCGACTCCGAGGATGATTCTTCTGAGTTCGATGAGGATGACTGGTCTGATTAA
- the WASF2 gene encoding actin-binding protein WASF2 isoform X2 — protein sequence MPLVTRNIEPRHLCRQTLPSVRSELECMTNITLANVIRQLGSLSKFAEDIFGELFTQANTFACRVSSLAERVDRLQVKVTQLDPKEEEVSLQGINTRKAFKSSTTQDQKLFDRNSLPVPVLETYHICNAPPPLNILSPYRDDSKEALKFYTDPSYFFDLWKEKMLQDTKDIMKEKRKHRKEKKDNPNRGNVNPRKIKTRKEEWEKLKMGQEFVESKDKQGPAGYPSNVVYQNGSIGSNEIMDMNYYPPPPQSDSVSPPSPSYPEDSLPPPPLDFSYPVDNQRGSGSGSGGPKRSSLTPPPPSPNLPCLLLVMPEVTCCLLSVKASSSARWRNSGNRRSGTSWAMTWQQSCLAASLWSTATPRMILLSSMRMTGLINPGLLLVLFLAGLTPFLQSQVLPRLPKTFSFTCLLQ from the exons ATGCCATTAGTAACAAGGAACATTGAGCCAAGGCACCTGTGCCGTCAGACGTTGCCTAGCGTTAGAAGTGAGCTGGAATGCATGACCAACATCACCCTGGCAAATGTCATTCGACAGCTGGGCAGCCTGA GTAAATTTGCGGAGGACATTTTTGGAGAGCTGTTTACTCAAGCCAACACCTTTGCCTGTCGGGTGAGCTCTCTAGCTGAGAGGGTTGACCGCTTGCAAGTCAAAGTCACGCAGCTGGATCCCAAAGAGGAAGAAG TGTCCCTACAAGGCATTAATACAAGGAAGGCCTTCAAAAGCTCCACCACTCAGGACCAAAAGCTCTTCGACAGAAACTCTCTCCCGGTGCCTGTCCTTGAAACGTACCACATCTGCaatgctcctcctcctctcaacATTCTCTCCCCTTACAG GGATGATAGCAAAGAGGCACTCAAGTTCTACACAGATCCCTCATATTTCTTTGACCTTTGGAAAGAGAAAATGCTGCAGGACACCAAGGATATCATGAAAGAGAAGCGGAAGCACAGG aaagagaaaaaggatAATCCCAACCGAGGGAATGTGAATCCACGGAAAATCAAAACCCGGAAGGAGGAGTGGGAGAAACTGAAAATGGGACAAGAGTTTGTGGAGTCAAAAGACAAACAAGGACCTGCAGG ATATCCCTCCAATGTGGTGTATCAGAATGGCAGCATTGGCTCAAATGAGATCATGGACATGAACTACTATCCACCGCCACCACAGTCTGATTCTGTCTCGCCACCATCTCCATCCTATCCAGAGGACAGCCTGCCTCCACCGCCGCTGGACTTTAG CTATCCAGTAGACAACCAAAGAGGTTCTGGTTCAGGTTCTGGAGGACCGAAAAGATCCAGCCTG ACTCCGCCGCCTCCAAGCCCAAATCTTCCTTGCCTCCTGTTAGTGATGCCCGAAGTGACTTGCTGTCTGCTATCCGTCAAG GCTTCCAGCTCCGCAAGGTGGAGGAACAGCGGGAACAGGAGAAGCGGGACGTCGTGGGCAATGACGTGGCAACAATCCTGTCTCGCCGCATCGCTGTGGAGTACAGCGACTCCGAGGATGATTCTTCTGAGTTCGATGAGGATGACTGGTCTGATTAACCCTGGTCTGCTCCTTGTGCTCTTCCTAGCTGGGCTGACCCCTTTCTTACAGAGCCAAGTACTTCCTAGGTTGCCAAAAACTTTTAGCTTTACCTGTCTCCTCCAGTAA